One window of the Prinia subflava isolate CZ2003 ecotype Zambia chromosome 1, Cam_Psub_1.2, whole genome shotgun sequence genome contains the following:
- the ASTE1 gene encoding protein asteroid homolog 1: protein MSCRQMLLLETLGVKMSVLEPVPSHLQLPIAVTCHWIRCSEPRVKLNQLKALLLMIVSGELQRITDDPDPTVLPAEDDNIAYKEFLKWKEKKLENNDFDLDAAHSFCQWQCCLQMGLYLNQLLGTPLSEPDLSRLYTGTLVHRLYQELKSAPSVENLFISSPKMAQLYLVLLNTVESVVSPDFFQTKMKTRSGSCKKRKASNKKKPTRCARPETQHFCNVNRFASLEVDD from the exons ATGTCATGCCGTCAGATGCTTTTGCTGGAGACTCTGGGAGTGAAAATGAGTGTCCTAGAACCTGTCCCAAGTCATTTACAACTGCCTATTGCTGTAACATGTCACTGGATACGTTGTTCAGAACCACGAGTGAAGCTGAACCAGTTAAAGGCTCTGCTTCTGATGATAGTTTCTGGAGAACTGCAGAGGATAACCGATGATCCAG ATCCCACAGTTCTACCTGCTGAAGATGACAACATTGCATATAAGGAATTTCtaaaatggaaggaaaagaaactggaaaataacGACTTCGATTTAGATGCTGCACACAGTTTTTGCCAGTGGCAGTGCTGTCTTCAAATGGGATTGTATCTCAACCAGCTACTTGGTACTCCTCTCTCTGAGCCAGACCTAAGTAG GCTTTACACTGGGACCCTTGTGCACAGACTGTATCAAGAGCTCAAATCAGCACCTTCAGTAGAAAATCTGTTTATCTCGTCTCCAAAAATGGCTCAGCTTTATCTGGTTTTGTTAAATACAGTGGAGTCAGTGGTATCTCCAGACTTCTTTCAGACAAAGATGAAGACCAGATCAGGGTCCTGCAAAAAGAGGAAAGCATCTAACaagaaaaaaccaaccagaTGTGCTAGGCCAGAAACTCAGCATTTCTGCAATGTTAATAGGTTTGCATCACTGGAAGTGGATGACTGA
- the ATP2C1 gene encoding calcium-transporting ATPase type 2C member 1 isoform X1 yields MIPVLSSKKASELPVDEVASILQANLQNGLKNCEVCHRRAFHGWNEFDISEDEPLWKKYISQFKNPLIMLLLASAVISVVMHQFDDAVSITVAIVIVVTVAFVQEYRSEKSLEELSKLVPPECHCVREGRVEHTLARDLVPGDTVCLSVGDRVPADLRLFEAVDLSIDESSLTGETAPCSKSTAPQPAATNGDLTSRSNIAFMGTLVRCGKAKGIVIGTGENSEFGEVFKMMQAEEAPKTPLQKSMDLLGKQLSLYSFGIIGVIMLVGWLQGKHILDMFTIGVSLAVAAIPEGLPIVVTVTLALGVMRMVKKRAIVKKLPIVETLGCCNVICSDKTGTLTKNEMTVTHIFTSDGLHAEVTGVGYNRFGEVMLDGEVIHGYNNPSISKIVEAGCVCNDALIRNNTLMGKPTEGALIALAMKMGLDGVQEDYIRKAEYPFSSEQKWMAVKCIHRTQQDKPEVCFMKGAYEQVIRYCTSYNCKGQSLPLVQQQREQYQQEKVSMGSAGLRVLALASGPELGQLTFLGLVGIIDPPRTGVKEAVTTLITSGVAIKMVTGDSQETAVAIASRLGLYSKNSQAISGEEIDDLDIQQLSQITPKVAVFYRASPRHKLKIIKSLQNNGAVVAMTGDGVNDAVALKAADIGVAMGQTGTDVCKEAADMILVDDDFQTIMSAIEEGKGIYNNIKNFVRFQLSTSIAALTLISLATLMNFPNPLNAMQILWINIIMDGPPAQSLGVEPVDKDIIQKPPRNLKDSILTKNLIVKILVSSIIIVCGTLFVFWRELRDNVITPRDTTMTFTCFVFFDMFNALSSRSQTKSVFEIGLCSNKMFCYAVLGSIMGQLLVIYFPPLQKVFQTESLSVLDLLFLLGLTSSVCIVTELIKKFERSKEKIQKRGSSSSSTSSFLDV; encoded by the exons tttaaaaaccCCCTTATTATGCTTCTCCTGGCATCTGCAGTCATCAGTGTTGTAATGCATCAGTTTGATGATGCTGTCAGTATTACTGTG GCAATAGTCATTGTTGTTACAGTTGCCTTCGTTCAG GAGTACAGATCAGAAAAGTCTCTTGAAGAGCTTAGTAAACTAGTGCCTCCAGAATGCCATTG CGTGCGAGAAGGTCGGGTGGAACACACACTTGCAAGAGATTTAGTGCCAGGTGATACAGTCTGCCTGTCAGTGGGAGACAGAGTCCCAGCTGATCTACGACTGTTTGAG gctGTGGACCTTTCTATTGATGAGTCCAGTCTCACAGGTGAGACAGCTCCTTGCTCCAAATCTACAgctcctcagccagcagcaACCAATGGAGACCTTACTTCTAGGAGCAATATTGCTTTCATGGGGACATTGGTCAGATGTGGAAAAGCAAAG gggATAGTTATTGGAACAGGAGAAAACTCTGAATTTGGGGAGGTTTTCAAAATGATGCAAGCAGAAGAG GCTCCAAAGACACCTCTGCAGAAGAGCATGGATCTCTTGGGAAAGCAGCTTTCCTTGTACTCCTTTGGTATAATAG GAGTTATTATGCTTGTTGGCTGGTTGCAAGGAAAGCATATCCTTGATATGTTCACAATTGGTGTGAG TTTGGCTGTAGCTGCAATCCCTGAAGGACTCCCAATTGTGGTAACGGTGACACTGGCCCTTGGTGTGATGAGAATGGTGAAGAAACGGGCTATTGTAAAAAAGCTGCCTATTGTTGAAACGTTAG GTTGTTGCAATGTCATTTGTTCAGATAAAACTGGAACTCTGACCAAGAATGAAATGACTGTTACCCATATTTTTACTTCTGATGGGCTGCATGCTGAG GTTACTGGAGTAGGTTATAACAGGTTTGGAGAAGTGATGCTCGATGGTGAAGTTATTCATGGTTATAACAACCCATCCATTAGCAAAATTGTGGAG GCTGGTTGTGTGTGCAATGATGCCTTGATTAGAAACAACACATTGATGGGGAAGCCAACGGAAGGGGCCCTAATTGCACTGGCTATGAAG ATGGGTTTAGATGGAGTCCAGGAAGACTACATAAGGAAGGCTGAATATCCCTTCAGCTCAGAACAGAAATGGATGGCTGTCAAATGCATTCACAGAACACAGCAG GACAAACCTGAGGTTTGCTTTATGAAAGGTGCTTATGAACAAGTCATTAGGTACTGTACATCGTATAACTGCAAGGGGCAGAGCCTACCCCTGGTGCAGCAACAGAGAGAGCAATACCAGCAGGAGAAGGTGTCTATGGGTTCTGCAGGCCTTAGAG ttCTGGCCTTAGCTTCTGGTCCTGAGTTAGGACAGCTGACTTTTTTGGGGCTTGTGGGAATAATCGATCCCCCACGGACTGGTGTAAAAGAAGCTGTTACTACACTTATCACCTCAGGAGTTGCAATAAAAATGGTTACAGGAGATTCACAGGAAACTGCAGTTGCCATTG CTAGTCGTCTAGGATTGTATTCCAAAAATTCACAGGCAATCTCTGGAGAAGAGATAGATGATTTGGATATTCAGCAGCTTTCTCAAATAACACCAAAG GTTGCAGTGTTCTACAGAGCCAGTCCCCGACATAAATTGAAAATTATAAAG TCCCTGCAAAATAACGGTGCCGTGGTAGCTATGACAGGAGATGGAGTGAACGATGCTGTTGCTCTGAAGGCTGCAGATATTGGGGTAGCCATGGGACAAACTGGAACAGATGTTTGTAAAGAGGCAGCAGATATGATCCTCGTGGATGATGATTTTCAGACAATAAT GTCTGCAATTGAAGAGGGTAAAGGAATTTATAATAACATAAAAAATTTTGTTAGATTTCAACTGAGCAC GAGTATAGCAGCACTGACTTTAATCTCACTGGCTACCTTAATGAACTTTCCTAATCCTCTCAATGCCATGCAGATCTTATGGATCAATATTATTATGGATGGACCTCCAGCTCAAAG CCTTGGGGTGGAGCCTGTGGATAAAGATATTATTCAAAAACCTCCAAGAAATCTGAAGGACAGCATTCTGACCAAAAACCTGATTGTTAAAATACTGGTTTCATCAATAATTATCGTCTGTGGAACACTGTTCGTCTTCTGGAGAGAG TTAAGAGACAATGTAATAACACCACGAGATACAACCATGACTTTCAcctgttttgtattttttgataTGTTCAATGCTTTGAGTTCTAGATCTCAG ACAAAATCTGTGTTTGAGATTGGACTTTGCAGTAACAAAATGTTCTGCTATGCTGTCCTTGGATCTATAATGGGGCAGTTATTGGTCATTTACTTTCCTCCACTTCAGAAGGTTTTCCAAACAGAGAGCCTGAGTGTCTTGG ATTTACTGTTTCTTCTGGGACTCACTTCCTCTGTGTGCATAGTGACTGAGCTAATAAAGAAGTTTGAAAGAAGCAAGGAAAAGATCCAGAAACGTGGAAGTTCTTCTTCATCAACTTCGTCTTTTCTTGATGTATGA
- the ATP2C1 gene encoding calcium-transporting ATPase type 2C member 1 isoform X4, with protein sequence MKVARLQKIPDGDNETMIPVLSSKKASELPVDEVASILQANLQNGLKNCEVCHRRAFHGWNEFDISEDEPLWKKYISQFKNPLIMLLLASAVISVVMHQFDDAVSITVAIVIVVTVAFVQEYRSEKSLEELSKLVPPECHCVREGRVEHTLARDLVPGDTVCLSVGDRVPADLRLFEAVDLSIDESSLTGETAPCSKSTAPQPAATNGDLTSRSNIAFMGTLVRCGKAKGIVIGTGENSEFGEVFKMMQAEEAPKTPLQKSMDLLGKQLSLYSFGIIGVIMLVGWLQGKHILDMFTIGVSLAVAAIPEGLPIVVTVTLALGVMRMVKKRAIVKKLPIVETLGCCNVICSDKTGTLTKNEMTVTHIFTSDGLHAEVTGVGYNRFGEVMLDGEVIHGYNNPSISKIVEAGCVCNDALIRNNTLMGKPTEGALIALAMKMGLDGVQEDYIRKAEYPFSSEQKWMAVKCIHRTQQDKPEVCFMKGAYEQVIRYCTSYNCKGQSLPLVQQQREQYQQEKVSMGSAGLRVLALASGPELGQLTFLGLVGIIDPPRTGVKEAVTTLITSGVAIKMVTGDSQETAVAIASRLGLYSKNSQAISGEEIDDLDIQQLSQITPKVAVFYRASPRHKLKIIKSLQNNGAVVAMTGDGVNDAVALKAADIGVAMGQTGTDVCKEAADMILVDDDFQTIMSAIEEGKGIYNNIKNFVRFQLSTSIAALTLISLATLMNFPNPLNAMQILWINIIMDGPPAQSLGVEPVDKDIIQKPPRNLKDSILTKNLIVKILVSSIIIVCGTLFVFWRELRDNVITPRDTTMTFTCFVFFDMFNALSSRSQTKSVFEIGLCSNKMFCYAVLGSIMGQLLVIYFPPLQKVFQTESLSVLDLLFLLGLTSSVCIVTELIKKFERSKEKIQKRGSSSSSTSSFLDV encoded by the exons tttaaaaaccCCCTTATTATGCTTCTCCTGGCATCTGCAGTCATCAGTGTTGTAATGCATCAGTTTGATGATGCTGTCAGTATTACTGTG GCAATAGTCATTGTTGTTACAGTTGCCTTCGTTCAG GAGTACAGATCAGAAAAGTCTCTTGAAGAGCTTAGTAAACTAGTGCCTCCAGAATGCCATTG CGTGCGAGAAGGTCGGGTGGAACACACACTTGCAAGAGATTTAGTGCCAGGTGATACAGTCTGCCTGTCAGTGGGAGACAGAGTCCCAGCTGATCTACGACTGTTTGAG gctGTGGACCTTTCTATTGATGAGTCCAGTCTCACAGGTGAGACAGCTCCTTGCTCCAAATCTACAgctcctcagccagcagcaACCAATGGAGACCTTACTTCTAGGAGCAATATTGCTTTCATGGGGACATTGGTCAGATGTGGAAAAGCAAAG gggATAGTTATTGGAACAGGAGAAAACTCTGAATTTGGGGAGGTTTTCAAAATGATGCAAGCAGAAGAG GCTCCAAAGACACCTCTGCAGAAGAGCATGGATCTCTTGGGAAAGCAGCTTTCCTTGTACTCCTTTGGTATAATAG GAGTTATTATGCTTGTTGGCTGGTTGCAAGGAAAGCATATCCTTGATATGTTCACAATTGGTGTGAG TTTGGCTGTAGCTGCAATCCCTGAAGGACTCCCAATTGTGGTAACGGTGACACTGGCCCTTGGTGTGATGAGAATGGTGAAGAAACGGGCTATTGTAAAAAAGCTGCCTATTGTTGAAACGTTAG GTTGTTGCAATGTCATTTGTTCAGATAAAACTGGAACTCTGACCAAGAATGAAATGACTGTTACCCATATTTTTACTTCTGATGGGCTGCATGCTGAG GTTACTGGAGTAGGTTATAACAGGTTTGGAGAAGTGATGCTCGATGGTGAAGTTATTCATGGTTATAACAACCCATCCATTAGCAAAATTGTGGAG GCTGGTTGTGTGTGCAATGATGCCTTGATTAGAAACAACACATTGATGGGGAAGCCAACGGAAGGGGCCCTAATTGCACTGGCTATGAAG ATGGGTTTAGATGGAGTCCAGGAAGACTACATAAGGAAGGCTGAATATCCCTTCAGCTCAGAACAGAAATGGATGGCTGTCAAATGCATTCACAGAACACAGCAG GACAAACCTGAGGTTTGCTTTATGAAAGGTGCTTATGAACAAGTCATTAGGTACTGTACATCGTATAACTGCAAGGGGCAGAGCCTACCCCTGGTGCAGCAACAGAGAGAGCAATACCAGCAGGAGAAGGTGTCTATGGGTTCTGCAGGCCTTAGAG ttCTGGCCTTAGCTTCTGGTCCTGAGTTAGGACAGCTGACTTTTTTGGGGCTTGTGGGAATAATCGATCCCCCACGGACTGGTGTAAAAGAAGCTGTTACTACACTTATCACCTCAGGAGTTGCAATAAAAATGGTTACAGGAGATTCACAGGAAACTGCAGTTGCCATTG CTAGTCGTCTAGGATTGTATTCCAAAAATTCACAGGCAATCTCTGGAGAAGAGATAGATGATTTGGATATTCAGCAGCTTTCTCAAATAACACCAAAG GTTGCAGTGTTCTACAGAGCCAGTCCCCGACATAAATTGAAAATTATAAAG TCCCTGCAAAATAACGGTGCCGTGGTAGCTATGACAGGAGATGGAGTGAACGATGCTGTTGCTCTGAAGGCTGCAGATATTGGGGTAGCCATGGGACAAACTGGAACAGATGTTTGTAAAGAGGCAGCAGATATGATCCTCGTGGATGATGATTTTCAGACAATAAT GTCTGCAATTGAAGAGGGTAAAGGAATTTATAATAACATAAAAAATTTTGTTAGATTTCAACTGAGCAC GAGTATAGCAGCACTGACTTTAATCTCACTGGCTACCTTAATGAACTTTCCTAATCCTCTCAATGCCATGCAGATCTTATGGATCAATATTATTATGGATGGACCTCCAGCTCAAAG CCTTGGGGTGGAGCCTGTGGATAAAGATATTATTCAAAAACCTCCAAGAAATCTGAAGGACAGCATTCTGACCAAAAACCTGATTGTTAAAATACTGGTTTCATCAATAATTATCGTCTGTGGAACACTGTTCGTCTTCTGGAGAGAG TTAAGAGACAATGTAATAACACCACGAGATACAACCATGACTTTCAcctgttttgtattttttgataTGTTCAATGCTTTGAGTTCTAGATCTCAG ACAAAATCTGTGTTTGAGATTGGACTTTGCAGTAACAAAATGTTCTGCTATGCTGTCCTTGGATCTATAATGGGGCAGTTATTGGTCATTTACTTTCCTCCACTTCAGAAGGTTTTCCAAACAGAGAGCCTGAGTGTCTTGG ATTTACTGTTTCTTCTGGGACTCACTTCCTCTGTGTGCATAGTGACTGAGCTAATAAAGAAGTTTGAAAGAAGCAAGGAAAAGATCCAGAAACGTGGAAGTTCTTCTTCATCAACTTCGTCTTTTCTTGATGTATGA
- the ATP2C1 gene encoding calcium-transporting ATPase type 2C member 1 isoform X3, translated as MIPVLSSKKASELPVDEVASILQANLQNGLKNCEVCHRRAFHGWNEFDISEDEPLWKKYISQFKNPLIMLLLASAVISVVMHQFDDAVSITVAIVIVVTVAFVQEYRSEKSLEELSKLVPPECHCVREGRVEHTLARDLVPGDTVCLSVGDRVPADLRLFEAVDLSIDESSLTGETAPCSKSTAPQPAATNGDLTSRSNIAFMGTLVRCGKAKGIVIGTGENSEFGEVFKMMQAEEAPKTPLQKSMDLLGKHILDMFTIGVSLAVAAIPEGLPIVVTVTLALGVMRMVKKRAIVKKLPIVETLGCCNVICSDKTGTLTKNEMTVTHIFTSDGLHAEVTGVGYNRFGEVMLDGEVIHGYNNPSISKIVEAGCVCNDALIRNNTLMGKPTEGALIALAMKMGLDGVQEDYIRKAEYPFSSEQKWMAVKCIHRTQQDKPEVCFMKGAYEQVIRYCTSYNCKGQSLPLVQQQREQYQQEKVSMGSAGLRVLALASGPELGQLTFLGLVGIIDPPRTGVKEAVTTLITSGVAIKMVTGDSQETAVAIASRLGLYSKNSQAISGEEIDDLDIQQLSQITPKVAVFYRASPRHKLKIIKSLQNNGAVVAMTGDGVNDAVALKAADIGVAMGQTGTDVCKEAADMILVDDDFQTIMSAIEEGKGIYNNIKNFVRFQLSTSIAALTLISLATLMNFPNPLNAMQILWINIIMDGPPAQSLGVEPVDKDIIQKPPRNLKDSILTKNLIVKILVSSIIIVCGTLFVFWRELRDNVITPRDTTMTFTCFVFFDMFNALSSRSQTKSVFEIGLCSNKMFCYAVLGSIMGQLLVIYFPPLQKVFQTESLSVLDLLFLLGLTSSVCIVTELIKKFERSKEKIQKRGSSSSSTSSFLDV; from the exons tttaaaaaccCCCTTATTATGCTTCTCCTGGCATCTGCAGTCATCAGTGTTGTAATGCATCAGTTTGATGATGCTGTCAGTATTACTGTG GCAATAGTCATTGTTGTTACAGTTGCCTTCGTTCAG GAGTACAGATCAGAAAAGTCTCTTGAAGAGCTTAGTAAACTAGTGCCTCCAGAATGCCATTG CGTGCGAGAAGGTCGGGTGGAACACACACTTGCAAGAGATTTAGTGCCAGGTGATACAGTCTGCCTGTCAGTGGGAGACAGAGTCCCAGCTGATCTACGACTGTTTGAG gctGTGGACCTTTCTATTGATGAGTCCAGTCTCACAGGTGAGACAGCTCCTTGCTCCAAATCTACAgctcctcagccagcagcaACCAATGGAGACCTTACTTCTAGGAGCAATATTGCTTTCATGGGGACATTGGTCAGATGTGGAAAAGCAAAG gggATAGTTATTGGAACAGGAGAAAACTCTGAATTTGGGGAGGTTTTCAAAATGATGCAAGCAGAAGAG GCTCCAAAGACACCTCTGCAGAAGAGCATGGATCTCTTGGGAAAGCA TATCCTTGATATGTTCACAATTGGTGTGAG TTTGGCTGTAGCTGCAATCCCTGAAGGACTCCCAATTGTGGTAACGGTGACACTGGCCCTTGGTGTGATGAGAATGGTGAAGAAACGGGCTATTGTAAAAAAGCTGCCTATTGTTGAAACGTTAG GTTGTTGCAATGTCATTTGTTCAGATAAAACTGGAACTCTGACCAAGAATGAAATGACTGTTACCCATATTTTTACTTCTGATGGGCTGCATGCTGAG GTTACTGGAGTAGGTTATAACAGGTTTGGAGAAGTGATGCTCGATGGTGAAGTTATTCATGGTTATAACAACCCATCCATTAGCAAAATTGTGGAG GCTGGTTGTGTGTGCAATGATGCCTTGATTAGAAACAACACATTGATGGGGAAGCCAACGGAAGGGGCCCTAATTGCACTGGCTATGAAG ATGGGTTTAGATGGAGTCCAGGAAGACTACATAAGGAAGGCTGAATATCCCTTCAGCTCAGAACAGAAATGGATGGCTGTCAAATGCATTCACAGAACACAGCAG GACAAACCTGAGGTTTGCTTTATGAAAGGTGCTTATGAACAAGTCATTAGGTACTGTACATCGTATAACTGCAAGGGGCAGAGCCTACCCCTGGTGCAGCAACAGAGAGAGCAATACCAGCAGGAGAAGGTGTCTATGGGTTCTGCAGGCCTTAGAG ttCTGGCCTTAGCTTCTGGTCCTGAGTTAGGACAGCTGACTTTTTTGGGGCTTGTGGGAATAATCGATCCCCCACGGACTGGTGTAAAAGAAGCTGTTACTACACTTATCACCTCAGGAGTTGCAATAAAAATGGTTACAGGAGATTCACAGGAAACTGCAGTTGCCATTG CTAGTCGTCTAGGATTGTATTCCAAAAATTCACAGGCAATCTCTGGAGAAGAGATAGATGATTTGGATATTCAGCAGCTTTCTCAAATAACACCAAAG GTTGCAGTGTTCTACAGAGCCAGTCCCCGACATAAATTGAAAATTATAAAG TCCCTGCAAAATAACGGTGCCGTGGTAGCTATGACAGGAGATGGAGTGAACGATGCTGTTGCTCTGAAGGCTGCAGATATTGGGGTAGCCATGGGACAAACTGGAACAGATGTTTGTAAAGAGGCAGCAGATATGATCCTCGTGGATGATGATTTTCAGACAATAAT GTCTGCAATTGAAGAGGGTAAAGGAATTTATAATAACATAAAAAATTTTGTTAGATTTCAACTGAGCAC GAGTATAGCAGCACTGACTTTAATCTCACTGGCTACCTTAATGAACTTTCCTAATCCTCTCAATGCCATGCAGATCTTATGGATCAATATTATTATGGATGGACCTCCAGCTCAAAG CCTTGGGGTGGAGCCTGTGGATAAAGATATTATTCAAAAACCTCCAAGAAATCTGAAGGACAGCATTCTGACCAAAAACCTGATTGTTAAAATACTGGTTTCATCAATAATTATCGTCTGTGGAACACTGTTCGTCTTCTGGAGAGAG TTAAGAGACAATGTAATAACACCACGAGATACAACCATGACTTTCAcctgttttgtattttttgataTGTTCAATGCTTTGAGTTCTAGATCTCAG ACAAAATCTGTGTTTGAGATTGGACTTTGCAGTAACAAAATGTTCTGCTATGCTGTCCTTGGATCTATAATGGGGCAGTTATTGGTCATTTACTTTCCTCCACTTCAGAAGGTTTTCCAAACAGAGAGCCTGAGTGTCTTGG ATTTACTGTTTCTTCTGGGACTCACTTCCTCTGTGTGCATAGTGACTGAGCTAATAAAGAAGTTTGAAAGAAGCAAGGAAAAGATCCAGAAACGTGGAAGTTCTTCTTCATCAACTTCGTCTTTTCTTGATGTATGA